The following coding sequences are from one Nicotiana tomentosiformis chromosome 3, ASM39032v3, whole genome shotgun sequence window:
- the LOC104085906 gene encoding protein SGT1 homolog has translation MASDLEIRAKEAFIDDHFELAVDLYTQAIAMTPKNAELFADRAQANIKLNYFTEAVVDANKAIELDPSMSKAYLRKGLACMKLEEYQTAKAALETGASLAPAESRFTKLIKECDERIAEEAGELPNQSVDKTSGNVVAPSASESLDNVAVAPKDAQPTVNLSYQGSAARPKYRHEFYQKPEEVVVTIFAKGIPAKNVVVDFGEQILSVSIDVPGDEAYSFQPRLFGKITPAKCRYEVMSTKIEIRLAKAEPLHWTSLEYTREPAVVQRPNVLSDAPRPSYPSSKLRHVDWDKLEAEVKKEEKDEKLDGDAALNKFFRDIYKDADEDTRRAMMKSFVESNGTVLSTNWKEVGAKKVEGSPPDGMELKKWEI, from the exons ATGGCGTCCGATCTGGAGATTAGGGCTAAAGAAGCTTTCATCGACGACCACTTTGAGCTCGCCGTTGACCTTTACACTCAAGCCATAGCCATGACCCCTAAGAATGCTGAGCTTTTCGCCGACCGTGCTCAGGCCAATATCAAACTCAACTACTTCACTG AAGCTGTTGTTGATGCGAACAAGGCCATTGAGTTAGATCCTTCAATGTCAAAAGCATATTTGCGTAAGGG GTTGGCCTGTATGAAGCTTGAAGAGTACCAAACTGCAAAAGCAGCTTTGGAAACTGGTGCTAGTTTAGCACCGGCAGAGTCAAGGTTCACAAAATTAATCAAAGAATGTGATGAACGCATTGCAG AGGAAGCTGGAGAACTACCTAATCAGTCGGTGGATAAAACCTCTGGAAATGTCGTAGCCCCCTCTGCATCTGAGTCTTTGGACAATGTTGCTGTTGCGCCTAAAGATGCTCAACCAACTGTCAACCTGTCCTATCAAGGATCTGCTGCCAGACCAAAATACAG GCATGAATTTTACCAGAAgccagaggaggtggtggtgactATATTTGCCAAGGGTATACCAGCCAAGAATGTTGTTGTTGACTTTGGTGAACAAATA CTTAGTGTTAGCATTGATGTGCCAGGCGACGAAGCTTATTCTTTCCAGCCTAGGTTGTTTGGGAAG ATAACACCTGCAAAATGCAGATACGAAGTGATGTCTACCAAAATTGAGATCCGCCTTGCAAAAGCTGAACCCTTACACTGGACATCTCTTGAATATACGAGGGAGCCTGCTGTAGTGCAGAGGCCTAATGTGTTATCAG ATGCCCCCCGGCCCAGTTATCCTTCCTCGAAATTGAGACACGTGGATTGGGATAAATTAGAGGCTGAAGTGAAAAAGGAG GAAAAAGATGAAAAATTGGATGGAGATGCAGCATTGAACAAATTTTTCCGAGACATTTACAAAGATGCTGATGAGGACACCAGAAGAGCCATGATGAAATCCTTT GTGGAATCTAATGGGACTGTTCTGTCCACAAACTGGAAAGAAGTCGGTGCAAAGAAGGTCGAAGGAAGCCCTCCAGATGGCATGGAGCTGAAGAAATGGGAAATCTAG